One Candidatus Methylomirabilota bacterium DNA segment encodes these proteins:
- a CDS encoding ABC transporter substrate-binding protein translates to MKRLIFSALALSLLATPALAQDTPRMGGVLKAAMIGEPPSLDLHWTTAVITQQITWHIYETLYTYDKNLQPIPMLAESHTVTDGGRRYTITLRKNVKFHNGKEMTSADVVPSLQRWGKMSTTGKALWKSVEAVEAKDPYTVVIHLKEPSGSLLFGLGSPNNGAAIYPKDVMAAAGEGQIKEFIGTGPYRFIEHKPDRHIKLARFKEYAARSEPADGGYGGKRVAYFDEILFIPVPDEAVRLAGVETGEYHYAQTIKADQYDRVKSLPALEPQVVKPYGWITAVPNHKQGVMANKKVRQAFLAALDMEPIMSAAIGNKAFYRLEGALFYPEQAAFHSTSGVTGYSQKNPTKAKALLAEAGYKGEPVRWITTKEYDWMYNAALVAKQQMEAAGFVVDLQVLDWATLVQRRNKPELYDIFSTGFTLGADPAIATSIQCNWPGWWCNEEKERLVAEMLKETDPKKRKAQIERVQAIFYDDVGRVKFGDYFTFQVTRKELRGFRPQPFLYFWNSWLAK, encoded by the coding sequence ATGAAGCGTCTGATCTTCTCTGCCCTCGCCCTGTCGTTGCTCGCCACGCCCGCGCTCGCGCAGGACACTCCGCGCATGGGCGGCGTGCTCAAGGCGGCCATGATCGGCGAGCCGCCGTCGCTGGACCTGCACTGGACCACCGCGGTCATCACCCAGCAGATCACGTGGCACATCTACGAGACGCTCTACACGTACGACAAGAACCTGCAGCCGATCCCCATGCTCGCGGAGAGCCACACCGTGACGGACGGCGGGCGGCGCTACACCATCACGCTCAGGAAGAACGTCAAGTTCCACAACGGCAAGGAGATGACCTCGGCCGACGTGGTGCCCTCGCTCCAGCGGTGGGGGAAGATGTCCACCACCGGCAAGGCCCTCTGGAAGAGCGTGGAGGCGGTGGAGGCCAAGGACCCCTACACCGTGGTCATCCACCTCAAGGAGCCGTCGGGCTCCCTCCTCTTCGGGCTCGGCAGCCCGAACAACGGCGCCGCCATCTATCCCAAGGACGTCATGGCCGCCGCCGGCGAGGGCCAGATCAAGGAGTTCATCGGCACCGGCCCCTACCGGTTCATCGAGCACAAGCCCGATCGCCACATCAAGCTGGCCCGCTTCAAGGAGTACGCGGCGCGGAGCGAGCCCGCCGACGGGGGCTACGGCGGCAAGCGGGTGGCCTACTTCGACGAGATTCTCTTCATTCCGGTGCCCGACGAGGCGGTGCGGCTAGCTGGCGTCGAGACCGGGGAGTACCACTACGCGCAGACCATCAAGGCCGACCAGTACGACCGGGTGAAGTCCCTGCCCGCGCTGGAGCCGCAGGTGGTGAAGCCCTACGGCTGGATCACCGCCGTCCCCAATCACAAGCAGGGCGTGATGGCCAACAAGAAGGTGCGCCAGGCCTTCCTCGCCGCGCTCGACATGGAGCCGATCATGTCGGCGGCCATCGGCAACAAGGCGTTCTACCGGCTCGAGGGCGCGCTCTTCTATCCCGAGCAGGCGGCCTTCCACAGCACGTCGGGGGTGACCGGCTACAGCCAGAAAAATCCCACCAAAGCCAAGGCCCTGCTCGCCGAGGCGGGCTACAAGGGCGAGCCGGTGCGCTGGATCACGACGAAGGAGTACGACTGGATGTACAACGCCGCGCTCGTCGCCAAGCAGCAGATGGAGGCGGCGGGCTTCGTGGTGGACCTCCAGGTGCTGGACTGGGCCACGCTGGTGCAGCGCCGCAACAAGCCCGAGCTCTACGACATCTTCTCGACCGGCTTCACGCTGGGCGCCGATCCCGCGATCGCCACGTCGATCCAGTGCAACTGGCCGGGCTGGTGGTGCAACGAGGAGAAGGAGCGCCTGGTCGCGGAGATGCTCAAGGAGACCGATCCCAAGAAGCGGAAGGCCCAGATCGAGCGCGTCCAGGCCATCTTCTACGACGACGTCGGCCGCGTGAAGTTCGGCGACTACTTCACGTTCCAGGTGACGCGCAAGGAGCTACGCGGCTTCCGCCCCCAGCCCTTCCTCTACTTCTGGAACTCGTGGCTGGCCAAATAA
- a CDS encoding AMP-binding protein: MPVVRSYLADFAETLRDKAAVIDDRPGAPVTTWTWAELNRQANQLAHVLLGLGVKPGEKVVWCGPNSPGVLRVVHALPKIGAVMVPLNYRFTADEAAYVIGNSDATVVYADAEQADLLARIRHAVPHVRHIVVFGGPAGPGMLSSDALLARAADAEPEVDVPPGTPASMLYTSGTTGRPKGAVRLPTDPSQARPLLEVCGNRPEDIYITTGPLYHSGPLGYMGLGQRLGNTVVLQRRFDPEDWLRLVATYRVSMTFSAPAPIRMICALPDDVKRRYDLSSMKRMVANAAPWSMALKEAYMRDFGEDSLWEVYGSTELGVDTVLAPGDHRKRPGSCGRALPSVEIRLYGEDGREILEPDVPGEVFVKSPNTFVGYYKAESATTAARRGDFASVGDVAYRDADGFYYICDRKSDMIISGGMNIYPAEIEAVLERHPDIADVAVFGVPSDEWGESVHAVVVARPGRAVAPEDVMTFARKDLAGYKTPRSVTFAAEIPRTGSGKILKRVLREPFWQGRRARVS, encoded by the coding sequence ATGCCCGTCGTCCGCTCCTATCTCGCCGATTTTGCGGAAACGCTTCGCGACAAGGCGGCCGTGATCGACGACCGGCCCGGCGCGCCCGTCACCACCTGGACCTGGGCCGAGCTGAACCGGCAGGCCAATCAGCTCGCCCACGTGCTGCTGGGCTTGGGCGTCAAGCCGGGCGAGAAGGTGGTCTGGTGCGGGCCGAACTCGCCGGGCGTGCTGCGCGTGGTCCACGCGCTGCCCAAGATCGGCGCGGTGATGGTGCCGCTCAACTACCGCTTCACCGCGGACGAGGCCGCCTACGTCATCGGGAACTCGGACGCGACAGTGGTGTACGCCGACGCCGAGCAGGCGGATCTCCTCGCGCGGATCCGCCACGCCGTGCCGCACGTGCGCCACATCGTCGTCTTCGGCGGCCCGGCGGGGCCGGGCATGCTGTCGAGTGACGCGCTGCTCGCGCGCGCGGCGGATGCCGAGCCCGAGGTGGACGTGCCCCCCGGCACGCCCGCGAGCATGCTCTACACCTCCGGCACCACCGGCCGGCCCAAGGGCGCGGTGCGGCTGCCCACCGACCCGAGCCAGGCCCGGCCCCTGCTGGAGGTGTGCGGCAACCGGCCCGAGGACATCTACATCACCACCGGGCCGCTGTATCACTCCGGCCCGCTCGGCTACATGGGCCTGGGCCAGCGGCTGGGCAACACGGTCGTCCTCCAGCGGCGCTTCGACCCGGAGGACTGGCTGCGTCTGGTGGCGACGTATCGCGTCAGCATGACGTTCTCCGCGCCCGCGCCGATCCGGATGATCTGCGCCCTCCCGGACGACGTGAAGCGCCGGTACGACCTGTCGAGCATGAAGCGCATGGTGGCCAATGCGGCCCCGTGGTCGATGGCCCTCAAGGAGGCCTACATGCGCGACTTCGGCGAGGACTCCCTGTGGGAGGTGTACGGCTCCACCGAGCTGGGCGTGGACACCGTGCTGGCGCCCGGCGATCACCGCAAGCGGCCGGGCTCCTGCGGGCGCGCGCTGCCGAGCGTGGAGATCCGCCTCTACGGCGAGGACGGCCGCGAGATCCTCGAGCCCGACGTGCCCGGCGAGGTGTTCGTGAAGAGCCCCAACACCTTCGTCGGCTACTACAAGGCGGAGTCCGCCACCACCGCCGCGCGGCGTGGCGACTTCGCCTCGGTGGGCGACGTCGCCTACCGCGACGCCGACGGCTTCTACTACATCTGCGATCGCAAGAGCGACATGATCATCTCGGGTGGGATGAACATCTACCCCGCTGAGATCGAGGCCGTCCTCGAGCGGCACCCCGACATCGCGGACGTGGCGGTATTCGGCGTCCCCAGCGACGAGTGGGGGGAAAGTGTCCACGCGGTGGTGGTCGCGCGCCCCGGACGCGCGGTCGCCCCGGAGGATGTCATGACGTTCGCGCGCAAGGACCTGGCCGGCTACAAGACGCCGCGCTCGGTGACCTTCGCCGCGGAGATCCCGCGCACCGGCTCCGGGAAGATACTCAAGCGCGTCCTGCGCGAGCCCTTCTGGCAAGGGCGACGCGCGCGGGTGTCGTGA
- a CDS encoding NAD(P)-dependent oxidoreductase, giving the protein MAGPRILVTGMSGLIGGALRRRLEGRYALRALNRRELAGVECHCGDIADLEQIQPAFRDVEIVVHLAAAAGGGVPWERIQRDNLVGTYHVFEAARRAGVRRVIFASSGATVTGYELEEPYAALVGGKYDGLTTWPMLTHETPVRPAALYGVSKVYGEALGRQYADEHGLSVLSIRIGRVKAEDRPTTPRDFSVWLSQRDVVQILERAIEAPAALRHGIFFAVSDNRWSYRDLEHARRVLGFVPQDRAEDHR; this is encoded by the coding sequence ATGGCCGGTCCGCGCATCCTCGTGACCGGGATGAGCGGACTCATCGGCGGCGCGCTGCGCCGGCGCCTGGAAGGCCGCTACGCACTTCGGGCGTTGAATCGACGGGAGCTGGCCGGAGTCGAGTGCCATTGCGGGGACATCGCCGACCTGGAGCAGATCCAGCCGGCCTTCCGGGACGTGGAGATCGTGGTGCACCTGGCCGCGGCGGCGGGCGGCGGCGTGCCGTGGGAGCGTATCCAGCGCGACAATCTCGTGGGCACGTACCACGTCTTCGAGGCCGCGCGCCGCGCGGGGGTGCGACGCGTGATCTTCGCCTCCAGCGGCGCCACCGTCACGGGCTACGAGCTCGAGGAGCCCTACGCGGCCCTCGTCGGCGGGAAGTACGACGGACTCACCACCTGGCCCATGCTCACCCACGAGACGCCGGTACGGCCGGCCGCGCTCTACGGTGTCAGCAAGGTGTACGGCGAGGCGCTGGGCCGGCAGTACGCGGACGAGCACGGCCTGTCGGTGCTCTCGATCCGCATCGGGCGAGTCAAGGCGGAGGACCGCCCGACCACCCCGCGCGACTTCTCCGTCTGGCTCAGCCAGAGGGACGTGGTCCAGATCCTCGAGCGCGCCATCGAGGCGCCCGCCGCGCTCCGCCACGGCATCTTCTTCGCCGTCTCGGACAATCGCTGGAGCTATCGCGACCTCGAGCACGCCCGCCGGGTGCTGGGCTTCGTGCCCCAGGATCGCGCCGAGGACCATCGCTGA
- a CDS encoding mandelate racemase/muconate lactonizing enzyme family protein, translating to MRIMAVRASWLRAPIPAAAAHVSDFGRNDSFNMCLVEIDTDAGITGLGEAKAAVGNLGNYAAIVTLIREEFAPLLIGRDPRDITGAWDLLYNGTRAHYAAREGRTFPTIGRRGVTLSAVSGVDIALWDILGRSLDVPLWRLMGGRYRDRVPAYASGGWAPVGGIGKQMLQYVERGHRAVKMRVGLQDASVDDSAARVAEARETLGPGVGIMVDAHGTWSVREAQRFARKVEAYDLAWLEEPVSPDNLAGQAEVRAVTDIPIAAGESEQTRFAFREMLDARAVDVLQPDPAIAGGITEVRTIAALAASQGLTVAPHLWGSAILFATGLHLCVSTPCATILEFSRGHNPLLNDLVEEEIAFEDGHVLAPRGPGLGLTLRRDFVERVRVAV from the coding sequence ATGCGAATCATGGCTGTCCGCGCCTCCTGGCTCCGCGCCCCGATCCCTGCCGCCGCCGCCCACGTCAGCGACTTCGGCCGGAACGATTCGTTCAACATGTGCCTGGTCGAGATCGACACCGACGCGGGCATCACCGGGCTGGGCGAGGCCAAGGCTGCCGTCGGCAATCTTGGCAACTATGCCGCGATCGTGACGCTGATCCGGGAGGAGTTCGCCCCGTTGCTGATCGGCCGCGATCCACGCGACATCACCGGCGCCTGGGATCTCCTCTACAACGGCACGCGCGCCCATTATGCCGCCCGTGAGGGGCGCACCTTTCCCACGATCGGCCGCCGCGGCGTCACGCTGTCGGCGGTGTCGGGTGTCGACATTGCGCTCTGGGACATTCTCGGCCGCTCGCTGGACGTGCCGCTCTGGCGACTCATGGGCGGGCGGTATCGCGATCGCGTCCCCGCCTACGCCTCGGGGGGCTGGGCCCCCGTCGGCGGCATCGGCAAGCAGATGCTCCAGTACGTCGAGCGCGGCCACCGCGCCGTGAAGATGCGCGTGGGGCTCCAGGACGCGAGCGTGGACGACTCCGCGGCCCGTGTCGCCGAGGCGCGCGAGACTCTCGGACCCGGCGTGGGCATCATGGTGGACGCCCACGGCACCTGGAGCGTGCGCGAGGCCCAGCGCTTCGCCCGGAAGGTGGAGGCCTACGATCTCGCGTGGCTCGAGGAGCCGGTGTCGCCCGACAACCTCGCCGGCCAGGCCGAGGTGCGCGCCGTCACCGACATCCCGATCGCCGCCGGCGAGAGCGAGCAGACACGCTTCGCCTTCCGCGAGATGCTCGACGCGCGCGCCGTCGACGTCCTGCAGCCGGATCCCGCCATCGCCGGGGGGATCACCGAGGTGCGGACGATCGCAGCGCTGGCCGCGAGTCAGGGGCTCACGGTCGCCCCGCATCTCTGGGGCTCGGCCATCCTGTTCGCCACCGGCCTGCACCTTTGCGTCTCCACGCCGTGCGCGACCATCCTCGAGTTCTCACGCGGCCACAACCCCCTCCTCAACGACCTGGTCGAGGAGGAGATTGCGTTCGAGGACGGGCACGTTCTCGCCCCGAGGGGGCCCGGCCTCGGCCTCACGCTCCGGCGTGACTTCGTCGAGCGCGTCCGGGTGGCGGTCTGA
- a CDS encoding DUF58 domain-containing protein — translation MSWRPTALNLSLVTLLGWALLLGVLSGRAELIVAAVPLVVALAAGRRARPAAGDWQVTRRISRDRLVEGERVTVTVTLRAPGPREMVELYQPLPPHVSVAGGHHHAFVAAGEDREVRWSFELGCAGRQRLRLGDLHLRRWEPLGLAAAEAVHREISEVSVYPHVTPLRRPPSPGRTQTYVGHHVSPAQGEGIEPGDIRPFVPGDQVRHVNWRATLRLGALHVTQHHRERSADVVLLLDTLADVGPAGDSAVDRAVRGAASLAAAYLGRKDRVGLIEYGGILRQVRPASGRAHWERLLDTLARASVVFTYVARDLERIPPRVLPPEALVIALSPLLDGRFLGAAADLTARGFELILVAVSPIAAARALVGGGAVTDLAARLWALERRAELDQLRARGLTIIDWDGVEPLEAALAVWHRPRQRRVRA, via the coding sequence GTGAGCTGGCGCCCGACCGCCCTCAACCTCTCGCTGGTCACCCTGCTGGGCTGGGCGCTGCTCCTCGGCGTGCTGAGTGGCCGCGCCGAGCTGATCGTGGCCGCGGTGCCGCTGGTGGTCGCGCTCGCCGCCGGGCGTCGCGCGCGGCCGGCGGCCGGCGACTGGCAGGTGACCCGCCGCATCTCGCGGGATCGCCTGGTCGAGGGCGAGCGCGTGACCGTCACGGTGACACTCCGCGCGCCCGGCCCGCGGGAGATGGTCGAGCTCTACCAACCGCTGCCGCCCCACGTCTCAGTCGCGGGCGGACACCATCACGCCTTCGTGGCGGCGGGCGAGGATCGCGAGGTGCGCTGGTCCTTCGAGCTGGGCTGCGCGGGCCGCCAGCGGCTACGCCTCGGCGACCTACACCTCCGGCGCTGGGAGCCGCTGGGGCTCGCCGCCGCCGAGGCCGTGCACCGGGAGATCTCCGAGGTCTCCGTGTATCCGCACGTCACCCCTCTCCGCCGTCCTCCCAGCCCCGGACGCACCCAGACCTATGTGGGCCACCACGTCTCGCCCGCGCAGGGCGAGGGCATCGAGCCCGGCGACATCCGGCCCTTCGTGCCCGGCGATCAGGTGCGCCACGTCAACTGGCGGGCGACGCTGCGGCTCGGCGCGCTGCACGTGACCCAGCACCATCGCGAGCGCAGCGCCGACGTGGTGCTCCTGCTCGACACCCTCGCTGACGTGGGCCCTGCCGGCGACTCCGCCGTCGATCGGGCGGTGCGCGGCGCGGCGAGCCTGGCCGCGGCCTACCTCGGCCGGAAGGACCGAGTGGGGCTCATCGAGTACGGCGGCATCCTGCGCCAGGTGCGGCCGGCGTCGGGGCGCGCCCACTGGGAGCGGCTGCTCGACACGCTGGCGCGCGCCTCGGTGGTGTTCACCTACGTGGCGCGCGACCTCGAGCGCATCCCGCCGCGCGTGCTCCCGCCCGAGGCGCTCGTGATCGCGCTGAGCCCGCTGCTCGACGGGCGCTTCCTGGGCGCGGCGGCCGACCTCACGGCACGGGGTTTCGAGCTGATCCTCGTCGCGGTGTCGCCAATCGCTGCGGCCCGCGCGCTCGTCGGGGGCGGCGCCGTGACCGACCTGGCGGCCCGCCTCTGGGCCCTCGAGCGCCGTGCGGAGCTGGATCAGCTCCGGGCGCGCGGCCTCACGATCATCGACTGGGATGGCGTCGAGCCCCTGGAGGCCGCGCTCGCCGTCTGGCATCGGCCGCGCCAGCGCCGGGTGCGGGCATGA
- a CDS encoding MoxR family ATPase translates to MKIAAVAERAREVVATLGRIIVGKDEVLERIVAGVLANGHVLIEDFPGLAKTLIARLLAQALDLGFRRIQFTPDLLPSDITGSFLYDQGAGRFEFRPGPVFTNLLLADEINRATPKTQAALLEAMQEAQVTVEGQSFPLTLPFLVIATQNPIELEGTYPLPEAQLDRFLMRVAVGYPAPEAEHEILRGRRERRTDAASVPTLVSRAELLAMQEALEDVFVSEAIERYIVALAQATRADARVALGASPRGTLALLKLARAEAALRGREFVLPDDVKAMAEPALAHRLVLRPELWVSRITPAQVVEGLLQQVPTPTAEPS, encoded by the coding sequence ATGAAGATCGCCGCCGTCGCCGAGCGGGCCCGCGAAGTGGTGGCGACCCTCGGCCGCATAATCGTGGGGAAGGATGAGGTGCTCGAGCGCATCGTCGCCGGAGTGCTCGCCAATGGCCATGTCCTCATCGAGGACTTTCCGGGGCTGGCCAAGACCCTGATCGCGCGCCTGCTCGCCCAGGCGCTGGACCTCGGCTTTCGCCGCATCCAGTTCACGCCGGACCTCCTGCCCAGCGACATCACCGGGAGCTTCCTCTACGACCAGGGCGCGGGGCGCTTCGAGTTCCGACCGGGCCCCGTGTTCACGAACCTGCTGCTCGCCGACGAGATCAATCGCGCCACCCCGAAGACCCAGGCCGCCCTGCTCGAGGCCATGCAGGAGGCCCAGGTCACCGTGGAGGGGCAGTCCTTCCCCCTGACGCTCCCGTTCCTGGTCATCGCCACCCAGAACCCCATCGAGCTCGAGGGCACGTATCCCCTTCCCGAAGCCCAGCTCGATCGCTTCCTCATGCGGGTCGCCGTCGGCTATCCCGCGCCGGAGGCGGAGCACGAGATCCTGCGGGGCCGGCGCGAGCGTCGGACCGATGCGGCCAGCGTGCCCACGCTGGTGAGCCGCGCCGAGCTCCTCGCGATGCAGGAGGCCCTCGAGGATGTGTTCGTGAGCGAGGCGATCGAGCGCTACATCGTGGCCCTGGCCCAGGCCACGCGCGCCGACGCCCGCGTGGCCCTTGGCGCCTCCCCGCGCGGCACCCTCGCGCTGCTCAAGCTCGCCCGCGCCGAGGCGGCGCTGCGCGGTCGCGAGTTCGTACTGCCCGACGACGTGAAGGCGATGGCGGAGCCCGCCCTCGCCCACCGCCTCGTGCTGCGTCCCGAGCTCTGGGTCTCGCGTATCACGCCGGCGCAGGTGGTGGAGGGCCTGCTCCAGCAGGTACCCACGCCCACCGCCGAGCCGTCGTGA
- a CDS encoding DUF4129 domain-containing protein: MTRLRAGALAGLGLVVALGATLGQAPTPSDEPGASLVVHIPDAIAMLVVGLLALSMVLFFSLQRRPRPVDDSLELLREARPQRRAALVALPFVLLLTILACYTWARWTPGGPHPLEAPLAALAGLLDLLAHARKPPTSVPIYDYALGLLILLVSLATCVLMLFVVFAERLLRWRTRGRREASPLVAAVDESLEDLRAQRDVRAAIIGAYRRFEVALAAARMPRAAWQTPAEFMRAALTQVAVPAPAVRRLTALFELARFSDRPLGTDARDDACDCLDAVRAALDTEPPLHAEPPRAR, encoded by the coding sequence ATGACGCGGCTCCGCGCGGGCGCGCTCGCCGGCCTGGGCCTTGTGGTGGCGCTGGGCGCCACGCTGGGCCAGGCGCCCACGCCGAGCGATGAGCCGGGCGCCAGCCTCGTCGTGCACATCCCGGACGCGATCGCCATGCTGGTGGTCGGGCTGCTCGCGCTGTCCATGGTGCTGTTCTTCTCGCTGCAGCGGCGGCCCCGCCCCGTCGACGATTCGCTCGAGCTCCTGCGGGAGGCGCGCCCGCAACGCCGCGCCGCCCTGGTCGCGCTGCCGTTCGTGCTGCTCCTCACCATCCTCGCCTGCTACACGTGGGCGCGCTGGACGCCCGGCGGCCCTCACCCGCTGGAGGCGCCGCTGGCCGCGCTCGCGGGGCTCCTGGATCTCCTGGCCCATGCGCGCAAGCCGCCCACCTCGGTGCCCATCTACGACTACGCGCTCGGGCTCCTCATTCTCCTCGTGTCGCTCGCCACCTGCGTGCTGATGCTGTTCGTCGTCTTCGCCGAGCGCCTGCTCCGCTGGCGCACGCGGGGCCGGCGCGAGGCGAGCCCGCTCGTCGCCGCCGTCGACGAGAGCCTGGAGGACCTGCGCGCGCAGCGCGACGTGCGGGCCGCGATCATCGGTGCCTACCGGCGCTTCGAGGTGGCGCTGGCGGCGGCGCGCATGCCCCGCGCGGCCTGGCAGACGCCGGCCGAGTTCATGCGCGCGGCCCTCACCCAGGTGGCGGTGCCGGCGCCCGCGGTTCGGCGCCTCACCGCATTGTTCGAGCTCGCGCGATTCAGCGACCGGCCGCTGGGCACGGACGCGCGCGACGATGCGTGCGACTGTCTCGACGCGGTGCGCGCCGCCCTCGATACCGAGCCTCCCCTTCACGCGGAGCCACCCCGTGCGCGCTGA